In Leguminivora glycinivorella isolate SPB_JAAS2020 chromosome 11, LegGlyc_1.1, whole genome shotgun sequence, a single window of DNA contains:
- the LOC125231258 gene encoding SET domain-containing protein SmydA-8 isoform X1: MNKKSHKKKQKKRGRGDGRNKENIPEADFEAEETQVVQEVPPANLCYEVKHSEVMGRYLVARSDIRAGEIILEAPALAVGPCAGCPVVCLGCYRELQDVALYKCDGCKWPLCSKTCFGRGRYTGHSTYECEALKKCPPDYSNMEELKESYHALMPLRCLLLKKADPSKWTAVSAMEAHNALRRERPDIWPSNETHVLSRLRAWKMGFDDEEVHTICGILEVNAFEVGGGGANARALYDQAYLLAHDCTPSTTHTDAETKPNRPLTIRAAVPHKAGDLLSLCYAYTLQGTLKRREHIKHSKFFDCCCRRCTDPTELGTFASAFRCPKCAGRVLPTVPLEPEAPWSCIDGCNYTMSAAGVQLLLKRLTDEFDQIDANDVPGFETFLHKYRNVIHGGHYLRLSALHSLSQLYGKAASYLIHEMPEPELHRKIEVCRELMKAFDVIEPGYSRLRGVTLYELHAPLMILTTRKFETKSISKDELRTRLKEIVGYLSEAALILGFEPSQSSEGLMASAAKDALKKIKTWEQIIGKIS, from the exons ATGAATAAGAAGTCTCACAAGAAGAAG CAAAAGAAGCGTGGGAGAGGCGATGGGCGGAATAAGGAGAACATTCCTGAGGCCGACTTTGAAGCCGAAGAGACTCAAGTAGTCCAAGAGGTCCCACCGGCTAACCTGTGCTATGAGGTCAAACACTCCGAGGTCATGGGACG GTACTTAGTCGCCCGTAGCGACATCCGCGCCGGGGAGATAATCCTGGAAGCCCCCGCGTTGGCCGTCGGTCCATGTGCCGGCTGTCCTGTCGTGTGCCTCGGCTGCTACCGCGAGCTCCAAGACGTGGCCTTATACAA ATGTGATGGCTGCAAGTGGCCCCTCTGCAGCAAGACGTGCTTCGGCCGAGGACGGTACACCGGCCACTCTACGTACGAGTGTGAGGCGTTGAAAAAATGCCCGCCAGACTATAGCAATATGGAGGAATTGAAGGAGTCGTACCACGCGTTGATGCCTTTAAG ATGTCTACTACTAAAAAAAGCTGACCCGTCCAAATGGACAGCAGTGTCAGCCATGGAAGCCCATAACGCTCTCCGACGGGAAAGACCTGACATCTGGCCGAGCAACGAGACCCATGTGCTGAGCCGGCTGAGAGCTTGGAAAATGGGATTTGATGATGAAGAGGTGCACACTATCTGTGGGATACTTGAG GTGAACGCTTTTGAAGTTGGTGGGGGTGGAGCCAACGCACGAGCGCTCTACGACCAAGCGTACCTCCTGGCTCACGACTGCACTCCCAGTACCACTCATACGGATGCGGAGACGAAGCCAAATAGACCGCTTACCATACGAGCTGCTGTGCCACATAAAGCAGGGGATTTGTTGTCGCTGTGCTATGCGTATACGTTACAG GGCACGCTAAAACGTCGAGAGCACATCAAACACAGCAAGTTCTTCGACTGCTGTTGCCGGCGCTGTACTGACCCTACCGAGCTCGGGACCTTCGCGAGCGCCTTCAGATGCCCTAAATGTGCTGGACGAGTGCTGCCAACAGTGCCACTGGAGCCTGAAGCACCTTGGAGCTGTATAGATGGGTGTAACTACACTATGTCCGCGGCTGGTGTTCAACTGCTGCTTAAAAG GCTCACGGACGAGTTCGACCAAATCGACGCCAACGACGTCCCCGGCTTCGAGACCTTCCTCCACAAATACCGCAACGTAATCCACGGCGGCCATTACTTACGGCTCTCCGCGCTTCACTCGTTGTCGCAACTGTACGGCAAGGCAGCGAGTTATCTTATCCATGAAATGCCGGAGCCTGAGCTGCATAGGAAGATCGAAGTTTGCCGGGAGCTGATGAAGGCTTTTGATGTTATTGAACCAGGATATTCTCGGTTACGAG GTGTGACACTATACGAGCTGCACGCACCACTGATGATCCTGACAACACGCAAGTTCGAAACCAAATCCATTTCTAAGGACGAGCTGCGTACAAGGCTGAAAGAG ATAGTCGGCTACCTTTCCGAAGCCGCCCTCATCCTCGGCTTCGAGCCTTCCCAGTCCTCCGAAGGTCTTATGGCGTCCGCCGCCAAGGACGCCCTCAAGAAAATCAAGACGTGGGAGCAGATCATCGGCAAAATCTCATGA
- the LOC125231258 gene encoding SET domain-containing protein SmydA-8 isoform X2, translating to MFRRIFRQKKRGRGDGRNKENIPEADFEAEETQVVQEVPPANLCYEVKHSEVMGRYLVARSDIRAGEIILEAPALAVGPCAGCPVVCLGCYRELQDVALYKCDGCKWPLCSKTCFGRGRYTGHSTYECEALKKCPPDYSNMEELKESYHALMPLRCLLLKKADPSKWTAVSAMEAHNALRRERPDIWPSNETHVLSRLRAWKMGFDDEEVHTICGILEVNAFEVGGGGANARALYDQAYLLAHDCTPSTTHTDAETKPNRPLTIRAAVPHKAGDLLSLCYAYTLQGTLKRREHIKHSKFFDCCCRRCTDPTELGTFASAFRCPKCAGRVLPTVPLEPEAPWSCIDGCNYTMSAAGVQLLLKRLTDEFDQIDANDVPGFETFLHKYRNVIHGGHYLRLSALHSLSQLYGKAASYLIHEMPEPELHRKIEVCRELMKAFDVIEPGYSRLRGVTLYELHAPLMILTTRKFETKSISKDELRTRLKEIVGYLSEAALILGFEPSQSSEGLMASAAKDALKKIKTWEQIIGKIS from the exons ATGTTTCGCCGCATCTTCAGA CAAAAGAAGCGTGGGAGAGGCGATGGGCGGAATAAGGAGAACATTCCTGAGGCCGACTTTGAAGCCGAAGAGACTCAAGTAGTCCAAGAGGTCCCACCGGCTAACCTGTGCTATGAGGTCAAACACTCCGAGGTCATGGGACG GTACTTAGTCGCCCGTAGCGACATCCGCGCCGGGGAGATAATCCTGGAAGCCCCCGCGTTGGCCGTCGGTCCATGTGCCGGCTGTCCTGTCGTGTGCCTCGGCTGCTACCGCGAGCTCCAAGACGTGGCCTTATACAA ATGTGATGGCTGCAAGTGGCCCCTCTGCAGCAAGACGTGCTTCGGCCGAGGACGGTACACCGGCCACTCTACGTACGAGTGTGAGGCGTTGAAAAAATGCCCGCCAGACTATAGCAATATGGAGGAATTGAAGGAGTCGTACCACGCGTTGATGCCTTTAAG ATGTCTACTACTAAAAAAAGCTGACCCGTCCAAATGGACAGCAGTGTCAGCCATGGAAGCCCATAACGCTCTCCGACGGGAAAGACCTGACATCTGGCCGAGCAACGAGACCCATGTGCTGAGCCGGCTGAGAGCTTGGAAAATGGGATTTGATGATGAAGAGGTGCACACTATCTGTGGGATACTTGAG GTGAACGCTTTTGAAGTTGGTGGGGGTGGAGCCAACGCACGAGCGCTCTACGACCAAGCGTACCTCCTGGCTCACGACTGCACTCCCAGTACCACTCATACGGATGCGGAGACGAAGCCAAATAGACCGCTTACCATACGAGCTGCTGTGCCACATAAAGCAGGGGATTTGTTGTCGCTGTGCTATGCGTATACGTTACAG GGCACGCTAAAACGTCGAGAGCACATCAAACACAGCAAGTTCTTCGACTGCTGTTGCCGGCGCTGTACTGACCCTACCGAGCTCGGGACCTTCGCGAGCGCCTTCAGATGCCCTAAATGTGCTGGACGAGTGCTGCCAACAGTGCCACTGGAGCCTGAAGCACCTTGGAGCTGTATAGATGGGTGTAACTACACTATGTCCGCGGCTGGTGTTCAACTGCTGCTTAAAAG GCTCACGGACGAGTTCGACCAAATCGACGCCAACGACGTCCCCGGCTTCGAGACCTTCCTCCACAAATACCGCAACGTAATCCACGGCGGCCATTACTTACGGCTCTCCGCGCTTCACTCGTTGTCGCAACTGTACGGCAAGGCAGCGAGTTATCTTATCCATGAAATGCCGGAGCCTGAGCTGCATAGGAAGATCGAAGTTTGCCGGGAGCTGATGAAGGCTTTTGATGTTATTGAACCAGGATATTCTCGGTTACGAG GTGTGACACTATACGAGCTGCACGCACCACTGATGATCCTGACAACACGCAAGTTCGAAACCAAATCCATTTCTAAGGACGAGCTGCGTACAAGGCTGAAAGAG ATAGTCGGCTACCTTTCCGAAGCCGCCCTCATCCTCGGCTTCGAGCCTTCCCAGTCCTCCGAAGGTCTTATGGCGTCCGCCGCCAAGGACGCCCTCAAGAAAATCAAGACGTGGGAGCAGATCATCGGCAAAATCTCATGA